In a single window of the Flavobacterium ammoniigenes genome:
- a CDS encoding M1 family metallopeptidase, translating into MKKIALLLLLPVIALAQEKPAAIAPKQTGKYDTNKFSQMYDLLATPNMYRSASGAPGPAYYQQQADYKIDIELDDKNSKLMGAETVTYTNNSPDTLEYLWVQLDQNQQAKTSQTPLAESQKIDQVVPADKFASDYLRQKPDRGFHIEYVKDAKGAPLSYTINQTMMRINLPVPMKPGSTFVFSTKWWYNINNYRKEGGRSGYEAFEKDSNKIYVIAQFYPRMAVYNDVEGWQNMQFWGSGEFALPFGNFDVNITVPADHIIEATGELTNRAEVFTPVQLQRYQLAQKTFDKPVVIVTQEEATAAEKGFSDKKKTWKFSAKNVRDFGIASSRKFIFDAMAVQLSTKTVMATSVYPKEANPLWGETSTRTVAHTLKSYSSHTFDYPYPKAVSVSAEDQGMEYPMICWNFGRPDENGVTSEQVKNGMIGVVVHEVGHNFFPMIVNSDERQWTWMDEGLNSFMEYMAEQELGTNFPSRRGPAKNIVPYMSGDQKFLEPIMSNSENIYQFGNNAYGKPATGLNILRETIMGRELFDHAFKVYANRWKFKHPTPEDFFRTMEDASAFDLDWFIRGWFYSTDFVDIGLEDVKQYYVSETATSDLKDVKVRKGRFGLDKGPFVYLVSGQNAELNPKDKKALKIEDVKLLSDYVDQNLSAEEKTNLNAPKYFYEVTFNKPGGMIMPILVELTYEDDSTESFKYPAQIWRKNNDTARKVFATQKAVKKIQIDPKLETADIDVTNNTWPKQEVKSKFE; encoded by the coding sequence ATGAAAAAAATTGCATTATTATTACTTTTACCAGTAATCGCATTGGCTCAGGAGAAGCCTGCAGCCATAGCTCCGAAACAAACCGGAAAATACGATACGAATAAATTCAGTCAGATGTACGATTTATTGGCTACGCCCAATATGTATCGTTCTGCTTCAGGTGCGCCTGGACCGGCTTATTATCAACAACAAGCCGATTATAAAATTGACATTGAATTAGACGATAAGAATTCAAAATTAATGGGTGCTGAAACAGTAACCTATACCAATAATTCGCCTGATACTTTAGAGTATTTATGGGTGCAATTGGACCAAAATCAACAAGCTAAAACTTCTCAAACTCCTTTGGCAGAAAGCCAAAAAATTGATCAAGTGGTACCTGCTGATAAATTTGCTTCAGATTATTTGAGACAAAAACCAGATCGTGGATTCCATATTGAATATGTGAAAGATGCAAAAGGAGCGCCATTGTCTTATACGATTAATCAAACGATGATGCGCATTAATTTGCCTGTGCCAATGAAGCCAGGTTCGACATTTGTTTTCTCTACTAAATGGTGGTACAACATAAATAATTATAGAAAAGAAGGTGGACGATCTGGTTACGAAGCTTTTGAAAAAGACAGTAATAAAATCTATGTAATTGCTCAGTTTTATCCAAGAATGGCAGTGTACAATGATGTAGAAGGTTGGCAAAACATGCAGTTCTGGGGAAGCGGAGAGTTTGCTTTACCTTTTGGAAATTTTGATGTAAACATTACCGTTCCAGCAGATCACATTATTGAAGCAACAGGTGAATTAACGAACCGAGCTGAAGTGTTCACACCTGTTCAATTGCAACGATATCAATTAGCGCAGAAAACATTTGACAAGCCTGTTGTAATTGTAACTCAGGAAGAAGCAACTGCAGCTGAAAAAGGATTTTCAGACAAGAAAAAAACATGGAAATTTAGTGCTAAAAATGTGAGAGACTTTGGAATTGCCTCTTCAAGAAAATTTATTTTTGATGCTATGGCGGTACAATTAAGTACTAAAACTGTTATGGCTACTTCGGTTTATCCTAAAGAAGCGAATCCGTTATGGGGAGAAACATCTACTCGAACTGTTGCGCATACTTTGAAAAGTTACTCTTCTCATACGTTTGATTATCCCTATCCAAAAGCAGTTTCCGTTTCGGCAGAAGATCAAGGAATGGAATATCCAATGATTTGTTGGAATTTTGGACGACCTGATGAAAATGGGGTGACAAGTGAGCAAGTGAAAAACGGTATGATTGGAGTTGTTGTTCATGAAGTGGGACATAACTTTTTTCCAATGATTGTGAATTCAGACGAGCGCCAATGGACATGGATGGATGAAGGATTAAACTCTTTTATGGAATATATGGCTGAACAAGAATTAGGCACCAATTTTCCTTCAAGACGAGGACCAGCTAAAAACATTGTTCCGTATATGAGTGGTGATCAAAAATTTTTAGAACCAATCATGTCAAATTCAGAAAACATTTATCAATTTGGTAATAATGCTTATGGGAAACCAGCTACTGGATTGAATATTTTGAGAGAAACTATCATGGGTCGCGAATTGTTTGATCATGCATTTAAAGTGTATGCAAACCGTTGGAAATTCAAACACCCAACCCCAGAAGACTTTTTTAGAACAATGGAAGATGCTTCTGCATTTGATTTGGATTGGTTTATTAGAGGGTGGTTTTACTCTACTGATTTTGTTGACATTGGATTGGAAGACGTGAAACAATATTATGTTTCTGAAACAGCTACTTCAGATCTAAAAGACGTGAAAGTGAGAAAAGGGCGTTTTGGTTTAGACAAAGGACCATTTGTGTATTTGGTTTCAGGACAAAATGCAGAGTTGAATCCAAAAGATAAAAAAGCGCTAAAAATTGAAGACGTTAAATTGCTTTCTGACTATGTAGATCAAAATCTATCTGCTGAAGAAAAAACAAATTTAAACGCTCCTAAATATTTCTACGAAGTGACTTTCAACAAACCGGGAGGAATGATAATGCC
- a CDS encoding DUF6702 family protein — translation MKKTVLIAFIGILFCSFSAFEVHKFYMAIFQVNYAPEKKMIQITSRIFMDDLNLAIEKKYGKKAFLGTEKESNEDVSNLKKYFTENLIIKVNGQPKLVVFLSKEIEGDVLICYCRVSDVAKLQTAEITNTVLTHWNSEQQNILHCTAFGEKKTVLFTASNKTEVLKF, via the coding sequence ATGAAAAAAACAGTACTTATTGCTTTTATAGGAATACTATTTTGTAGTTTCTCGGCTTTTGAAGTCCATAAATTTTATATGGCCATTTTTCAGGTCAATTATGCTCCCGAAAAGAAGATGATTCAAATTACCTCCCGTATTTTCATGGATGATTTAAATTTAGCTATTGAAAAAAAATATGGTAAAAAGGCTTTTTTGGGTACTGAAAAAGAATCGAATGAGGATGTATCTAATCTTAAGAAATATTTTACAGAAAATTTAATCATTAAAGTAAACGGTCAACCAAAACTAGTTGTTTTTTTAAGTAAAGAGATAGAAGGCGATGTATTAATTTGTTATTGTCGTGTTTCCGATGTTGCTAAATTACAAACAGCCGAAATAACCAATACAGTTTTAACACATTGGAATTCAGAACAACAAAATATTTTACATTGTACTGCTTTTGGTGAAAAGAAAACCGTCCTTTTTACCGCTTCGAACAAAACGGAAGTGTTAAAATTTTAA
- a CDS encoding carboxypeptidase-like regulatory domain-containing protein, translating to MIRLLYFIVFWCIAPLFAQEKGAVACRGKVNADMTNLEGIYVINLNTENATITDSKGFFTINAKVGDSLLLSSVQFKSVTKAITSEDLSSLFFVTMHPIMNELKEVVVKRPSVSAESLGIIPYGQKKYTPAERKYATASSGRLNPLGLDPLLNYFSGRTAMLKKELEVEKKEGYLVQLENLFDKNHYVNTLHIPSDYVKGFLYFAVENPKFTRVLKTKNRTSIEFLMSELAAQYNEIIASKKVK from the coding sequence ATGATTAGACTGCTTTATTTTATCGTCTTTTGGTGTATTGCCCCTCTTTTTGCACAAGAAAAAGGAGCTGTAGCATGTCGTGGAAAAGTCAATGCCGACATGACCAATCTTGAGGGTATTTATGTTATTAATTTAAATACTGAAAATGCCACCATAACAGACTCAAAAGGTTTTTTTACGATTAATGCAAAAGTTGGAGATAGTTTACTTTTATCATCGGTACAATTCAAGTCGGTTACAAAAGCAATAACTTCTGAGGATCTTAGCAGTTTGTTTTTTGTCACTATGCACCCCATTATGAATGAATTGAAAGAGGTGGTTGTAAAACGACCATCCGTTTCAGCAGAATCGTTGGGAATAATACCGTATGGTCAGAAGAAGTATACTCCGGCAGAACGAAAGTATGCAACAGCATCTTCTGGCAGATTAAATCCTTTAGGTTTAGACCCGCTACTAAATTATTTTTCGGGTCGAACTGCCATGTTGAAAAAAGAATTAGAAGTGGAGAAAAAAGAAGGCTATTTGGTGCAACTTGAAAACCTATTCGACAAAAATCATTATGTTAATACACTTCATATTCCATCAGATTACGTTAAAGGATTTTTATATTTTGCAGTTGAAAATCCAAAATTTACTCGGGTATTAAAAACGAAAAACCGAACTTCAATTGAATTCTTGATGAGTGAATTAGCAGCTCAATACAATGAAATTATAGCGTCAAAAAAGGTAAAATAG
- the pepE gene encoding dipeptidase PepE: MKNILLASTSTVYGSSYLEYLLAELQLHFKNCNTLLFIPYARPGGITHDEYTAKVALAFAKINIAVKGIHEFENPVEAIQNAEGIFTGGGNTFVLVSQLYKNQLMEVIAQKLKSGTPYLGTSAGSNIAGLTIQTTNDMPIVYPPSFQSLGMIPFNLNPHYIDTDGTANHMGETREDRIKEFHEFNSIPVLGLREGSWLDIKGDSIVLKGNLKARLFRQNQQAEELESGTDLRFVK, translated from the coding sequence ATGAAAAATATACTATTGGCTAGTACCTCAACGGTATACGGAAGTAGTTACTTAGAATACTTATTAGCTGAATTACAACTCCATTTTAAAAATTGCAATACCCTGCTTTTTATTCCATATGCTAGACCTGGCGGAATAACACATGACGAGTATACTGCAAAGGTAGCTTTGGCTTTCGCTAAAATAAATATTGCAGTAAAAGGCATTCATGAATTTGAAAATCCGGTTGAAGCCATTCAAAATGCAGAGGGCATTTTTACCGGTGGCGGCAATACATTTGTTCTAGTTTCCCAATTGTATAAAAACCAATTGATGGAAGTTATAGCGCAAAAACTAAAAAGTGGTACCCCTTATTTAGGAACGAGTGCAGGAAGTAACATTGCGGGTTTAACCATCCAAACTACTAATGATATGCCGATCGTTTACCCTCCGAGTTTTCAAAGCTTAGGTATGATTCCGTTCAATTTGAATCCGCATTATATTGATACTGATGGAACTGCAAACCATATGGGAGAAACCCGAGAAGATCGTATAAAGGAATTCCACGAATTCAATTCCATCCCTGTTTTAGGGTTACGTGAAGGAAGCTGGTTAGACATAAAAGGCGACTCCATCGTGCTAAAAGGAAATTTAAAAGCACGCCTTTTTAGACAAAATCAACAAGCTGAAGAACTTGAAAGCGGAACTGATTTACGTTTTGTAAAATAA
- a CDS encoding GNAT family N-acetyltransferase — MMHSIQKITATETYPVRHIVLRAGKPIESCQFDGDELVSTHHFGYYLNNQIIGVISLFEIKNEQFVAQKPFQIRGMAVLPTFQKQGIGEALVSEAEKFITTQKADLIWFNARTTAVGFYQKMGHEILGPEFEIYDVGPHFLMYKKL, encoded by the coding sequence ATGATGCATTCTATTCAAAAAATCACAGCTACAGAAACATATCCCGTTAGACATATCGTACTGCGAGCTGGCAAACCCATTGAAAGTTGTCAGTTTGATGGAGATGAATTGGTTTCTACGCATCATTTTGGTTATTATTTAAACAACCAAATTATTGGAGTAATTTCATTATTTGAGATTAAAAACGAACAGTTTGTAGCACAAAAACCGTTTCAAATTAGAGGGATGGCAGTACTCCCTACCTTTCAAAAACAAGGAATTGGGGAAGCATTGGTAAGCGAAGCAGAAAAATTTATTACAACTCAAAAAGCCGATTTAATTTGGTTTAACGCCCGGACCACCGCGGTTGGATTTTATCAAAAAATGGGACATGAGATTCTAGGACCTGAATTTGAAATCTATGACGTTGGCCCTCATTTTTTAATGTATAAAAAACTCTAA
- a CDS encoding DUF5916 domain-containing protein, with translation MKYTFSLLFFFFLCFGYSQKKTLNTQFTAEKIIIDGKFDEGAWLKADVAKDFVMWMPDNGTPEPKNTRTEVRVTYDNEAVYFAATMYDDEPSKILKELSQRDNSGTADRVGIFINGYNDGQQEFSFIVSASGVQEDFLFTESNGEDSSWNAIWESKTQITDFGWTAEIKIPYAALRFSSEKKQTWGINFIRDFRRARTFYSWNLIDNKINSRGNQEGVLNGIENIITPTRLFLIPYSSFYLNSNATQKTKGDLKGGVDIKYGINDAFTLDAILVPDFGQTTFDNVILNLGPFEQQFNENRPFFTEGTELFSKGNLFYSRRIGGSPTINADLNTNESFTTYPAKVNLLNALKISGRTKNGLGIGVLNAVTEKTEATITNDITGATRKALIEPLANYNVMVLDQRFGTNSSVSFVNTNVTRNGNGRDGNVSALLFDLNTKKNTYNLNGDYKYSVVNGFGIDNKKGFSSSINFGETSGKFQYSAGAEYISRDFDKDDMGIQFQSNYHALYSNWNYRLLSPTKTFNMFNVFVNLYSEFDNRSGRIQQGMVNLNINSMTKKNNFFGGGFNTRPIKTYDFYEPRTQNQSRFLEIPEVINAYIYYSSNYNNRFAIEINPSYGIANEKGRIGYGLSISPRYRFSDQFSLNYSIDYSQQVNNLGFVGNNDITNEIFMGRRDRTTYINTIQGKFTINSDMNFNLSLRHYLSYATYNQYYNLQNDGTLMPTSNFTQNSNSNFNAWNLDLSYSWWFAPGSQISILYRNNAALFENEFKRDLGTNIRNVIDKDALNHVFSVSVRYFIDYNSLKK, from the coding sequence ATGAAATATACCTTCAGTTTACTATTCTTTTTCTTCTTGTGTTTTGGCTACAGCCAAAAAAAAACTTTGAACACTCAATTTACTGCTGAAAAAATAATTATTGATGGTAAATTTGATGAAGGCGCTTGGTTAAAAGCTGATGTGGCAAAAGATTTCGTAATGTGGATGCCTGACAATGGAACCCCAGAACCAAAAAATACTAGGACTGAAGTACGGGTTACTTATGATAATGAAGCGGTGTATTTTGCAGCTACAATGTATGATGATGAACCGAGCAAAATATTAAAAGAATTAAGTCAGCGAGACAATTCTGGAACAGCTGATCGTGTGGGAATCTTTATTAATGGATACAATGACGGCCAGCAAGAATTTAGTTTTATTGTAAGTGCTTCTGGAGTTCAAGAAGATTTTTTATTTACAGAAAGTAACGGAGAGGATTCCTCTTGGAATGCCATTTGGGAAAGTAAAACGCAAATCACCGATTTTGGTTGGACTGCAGAAATTAAAATTCCGTATGCAGCATTGCGATTTAGTTCAGAGAAAAAACAAACTTGGGGAATCAATTTTATTCGTGATTTTAGAAGAGCTCGAACGTTTTATTCTTGGAATTTAATTGATAATAAAATTAATTCCAGAGGTAATCAAGAAGGTGTATTAAATGGTATTGAAAATATTATAACTCCAACTCGTTTGTTTTTAATTCCATATTCTTCCTTTTATCTGAATTCAAATGCAACACAAAAAACAAAAGGCGATTTAAAAGGCGGGGTTGATATTAAGTATGGCATTAACGATGCTTTTACATTAGATGCCATTTTAGTACCTGACTTTGGTCAAACCACCTTTGATAATGTTATTTTAAATCTTGGTCCATTTGAACAACAATTCAACGAAAATAGACCTTTTTTTACTGAAGGAACTGAATTATTTAGCAAGGGCAATTTGTTTTATTCGAGAAGAATTGGCGGAAGCCCAACCATTAATGCCGACTTAAATACCAACGAATCATTCACAACTTATCCAGCAAAAGTCAATTTGCTAAATGCATTGAAAATTTCAGGCAGAACAAAAAATGGTTTAGGGATAGGTGTATTAAATGCAGTAACCGAAAAAACTGAAGCTACTATAACTAATGACATAACTGGGGCAACACGCAAAGCCTTAATAGAACCTCTGGCCAACTATAATGTAATGGTATTAGATCAACGTTTTGGAACCAATTCATCCGTTTCTTTTGTCAATACGAATGTAACCCGAAATGGAAATGGACGTGACGGAAATGTTTCGGCACTTTTGTTTGACTTGAACACCAAGAAAAACACCTATAATTTAAATGGAGATTACAAATACAGTGTTGTCAATGGATTTGGAATTGACAATAAAAAAGGCTTTAGTTCGAGTATAAATTTTGGCGAAACAAGTGGTAAATTTCAATATAGTGCCGGTGCTGAATACATATCAAGAGATTTTGACAAAGACGATATGGGTATTCAATTCCAAAGCAATTATCACGCTTTATATTCCAACTGGAATTACCGTCTTTTAAGCCCGACCAAAACGTTCAATATGTTTAATGTTTTTGTTAATCTTTATTCAGAATTTGACAATAGATCTGGACGTATTCAACAAGGAATGGTCAATTTGAACATCAATTCAATGACTAAAAAAAATAATTTCTTTGGCGGAGGTTTCAATACAAGACCCATAAAAACCTACGATTTTTATGAGCCAAGAACTCAAAATCAATCCCGTTTTCTTGAAATTCCTGAGGTAATTAATGCCTATATCTATTATTCTTCTAATTATAATAACCGTTTTGCCATTGAAATCAATCCTTCCTATGGTATTGCTAATGAAAAAGGACGAATCGGATACGGATTATCCATTTCTCCGAGATACCGTTTTTCAGATCAATTTTCTTTGAATTATAGTATCGATTATAGCCAACAAGTAAACAATTTAGGTTTTGTAGGAAATAATGATATCACAAATGAAATTTTTATGGGTCGCAGAGATCGTACCACTTACATCAACACTATACAAGGAAAATTCACCATCAATAGCGACATGAATTTTAATCTTTCGTTGCGCCATTATTTGAGTTATGCCACCTACAATCAATATTATAATCTTCAAAATGATGGTACTTTAATGCCTACATCCAATTTTACCCAAAACAGCAATTCTAATTTTAATGCTTGGAATTTGGACTTGTCGTATTCTTGGTGGTTTGCACCTGGTAGTCAAATATCCATTTTATACCGAAATAATGCCGCTTTATTTGAGAATGAATTCAAACGAGATTTAGGAACCAACATCCGTAATGTCATCGACAAAGATGCACTAAATCATGTGTTTTCTGTCAGTGTTCGTTACTTTATTGATTACAATTCGCTCAAAAAATAA